The DNA sequence tttaatatttctatttagctttcatttgtttatttctgtattttagtAGTTCGTTTgaaacttgttttatttcagttagttgccaaggcaacattgtttaaatgtatctaatatttatattttattttatttcagctacattttgattaacaaaaactattttagtagttttagttTTCGTTAACAATATCAACACTGGCTGTACCCTAAAAAACAGGGACTAAATTCTTATTtcaaaattaatggaaaaatgtaaaaaattaagtGCATAGCAGCAGTTTCCTTTTTTGTTTAAACTCTGGTTATATATCAAATTGATTGAACACTTAAACACTCAtcacttttttgtgtgttcaattGATTGAACCCTCAAAAGTGTCTCTGTTGTGAGGTGTAACTGAATATGGTGTGCCTCACAGAACTGCAGCACTTGTTGGACTCAGACGAGGATGGCATGAAAAGTGTGACTGTAACTGAGAAAGCCTCTCTGTCCCTGGATCATTTCTGGTGGCGTGTGGGCCAGGGCTCCCATATCCAGCAAGCTCCTCACCCACCTGGAAAACATGTCTGGGGAGAAGCCCTTATCCTAGATTGCCTCACACTGCAGGTAAAATCAACATGTATTTATCTAGTAAGTTGTCGTTCATTATGCAGGATGGACTGTATTctcaaaataatgaacatttggTTGTGCGTGATCCCTTTCTTAATTTGTTCACAGGGCAGCTATAGTAAGCCGAGGACGGTGAACTCCAGCCCTCCTGGGAGTGTTTGTATGGAGTCCAGTCTGAAAGGCCTGCAGCTGGAAGTGTCCGAGACCTGCACTCTGTGTCTGTCTCGTCTGTTCTCCGTTCTTAAACTGGACAAAGCAGAAAATGTGTCCTTACATTCCCCTCTGGAAAAGCCTCCAACATGCCCACCACCACTCTTTAAGTTTAAACTCAGTCTTGAGGATGTAAACACATTCACACTCTCCAATGTTGCAGGTAAGAAGTAAAAGAACCCCTAAAAATCCCAGTTTCACTCTGTTtctctgtaaaatattttttttgcatcagATTTTTTGTTAGCATGTTAGCTTGTTCCAGTATGtgagtttgtttttctgtattgCATTAAAGGGGCTGTTGCAGTGAGGGTGGACACagtggtttctgaaggatcagggGAGAACTCAAGTGTGTCTGTCCAGGGTGTTTCTCTGGCTTTGGTGAAGGCCCTCACTGAGAGTATGGAGCCCTGCAGCCCAGCTGCCCAAACTCCCAACCCCATCCTGACTCTAACCACATTCACTGTCTCCTACCACATCAGCACACGCAGTCTGAAGGTACTACACTGCTCCTACACACAGCTGTCATGACCTTCATCACATAGGATCAGTTATATCATAACCACTAGTTCACAGAAGTGATTGCAGTGACTGAACGAAAACATattcataatgttacatttatttatttatttattaaaaaccaGTTCATATCAACTGAAACTAATTACCAACTATAATGGGGTccaaatcttttttaaatttggcATTGAAAATTTAAACCGAGAAAGAAGCAATATTTTAGATTGCGCGTTATACTACAACcatgtcatttttaatttcgTGATTTGTTATGGTGGCATTTTGGGTGATAACTTGTGGGGGGACAGCTATTTGTGTCAACACTGTAATTGTGACTTTCAGTCCAGGACTGCAGCACTCAACACAACAGGTTCTGTGTGCGCTTTGCACATGTTTTGTGTGCttgatattaaagggatagttcacccaaaaattagagaattttcatttttgggtgaactatccctttaattgcatTATACAAGTCATTTGGACTAAGCCGCAACACAtattaaatgataaacaaaGTTACTTATATTCTATAAAATATGGTATTTGTTTAAAATTCAGGTGCAGAGTGAAAATGCTTTAACAGTGCAGTGGACTCCATCAGATCACATGTTTCTGTATCAGCACATCACAGAGAGCCAAAGCTATTGGAAGGTTCTTTCTGCATCTCTAAGGCTACGACAAAAGGATGAAAACGAGTCTGCAGCTTCCTCCTCTGGCATATTAGTGTGTATAGAGCTGGCAAGCACTCGGCTTACCGCCCATGTGGCTGAGAAGAACTTCATCATCCTCAGTGCAGAAGCGCTTTCGCTTTCCAAACGGTCTGGAGCCATGCTGATGAAAACTCCTCACCTGGTGTTCAACTTTGATGGCAATGATATCTTCTCCTTTTCTGGTGCAGAGGTGCAGATGCTGGATGATCTCGAGGAGATGCAACAGCATAGATCTCAATTCCCTTTCCTCCAAACATCTCGCAATCGCACCTGGCTCTTCACTGCACCCAGCCTTACCATTGAGTTCCCTTATCAGTACAACTTCTCAGACACTTTCGACAAGGCCATCAGCGTGCAGAAGTGGCTGAAGACACTACACAGAGGTGCCGCCCTGCCAGCAGAGCCTTGTTGCCTGCCGCCGGATCTGCTGATCCGCATCAACCAGTTCTCATTCGTGTTCCTGGACGACGTCTTTGAGATCAAACTGCGCGACAATTACGAGCTAATGAAGGACGAAAGCAAGGAAAGTGCCAAGCGCCTGCAGCTGTTGGACAAGAAAGTGGCCGACCTACGCAAACAGCATGGCGAGCTCCTGCCGGCCCGTAAGATTGAGGAGCTCTACACCTCCCTTGAGCGCAAGCACATTGAGATCTATATTCAGCGATCCAAGAGGTTGTACTCCAACACACCCATGCGCAAGTCCATGCTCACCTGGACTGTGTCGGAGTTCGAGCTGGTGGCACTTGCGGATCAGTCCTTGCACGGTCCTGAGCAGATCCGAGAGCAGCTAAGGGACATCGATGGCATCAGCCCCTTCCCTAGAGATGGCCTTCAGCTGGTGGTCCAGTGGTGCCGTGCTTTCAAATTCAAGCTTAATGCATTTCTGGGTAAGTCTAGTGTGCTTTAATACAggagtgtccaatcctgctcctggagggccagtgtcctacagagtttagctccacaTTGCCACGGCACAGCtttactgtagctcaaacagtagagcatggtgCCAGCAACGCTACAGTCATGAGTTCAATatccagggaatgcatgaattgATCAAATGTATACCTTAAATGCAGtgtaagtcactttgaataaaagtgtctaccaaatgcataaatgtaaatgtacctCAAAGTTTCCAGTAATCCAGAAGACCtggattagctggttcaggggTGTTTAATTGAGGTTGGAACTAAACTTTACAGGACAGTGGCACTTCAGAAGCAGAATTAAACACCACTATGTTAATACATAATCCAATTAATGATGCTTGCTTTGCTAGTGGTGTGATTAACATCACTGTGTTTGGAACAGATGTGTCATTACtgacagtgtgtatatatatatacacactgtcaGTAATGACACATCTGTTCCAAACACAGTGAAATCCCTACCTAGACATCATTTTAAGTTAACAGATTATGCTAATGTGAAGAATAGCTAATACTACACTGGAAAATCTTATTTCATCTTTATAAtagtttgttttagttaacaataacaacactactAGCtccatgggaaaaaaaaaaaatcatccaagATGGCTGACAAAAGAAATGCCAATTAAGTTATTTAATTCAGTTCTGAAAAGTGTTGATAAAATCgctttagtttaattttagaatttaaacattttttgtgtcCCATGTGTTTTTATTCTTAGAGTATCAAGCtagcatagcaacatgctaacatcaaactcTTTTGAAATCAATTGTGGGTGCTAATACAGAATTCAGTTATGATGGTCCATGATAGCTAGCATGCTCGTTTTCTTCTGTGGTTCAGTGCGGATCCGGGACTACCCTCGATACCTGTTTGAGATCAGAGAGTGGTCCCTGTCGGGACGCCTGATGGGCACTGAGCAGGATGGGCAGCTGAGAGCAAAGCGCAAACAGATTGTCCAGCTCGGCCAGCCATGGGGTGATGTGACTGTTTACAGAAATATTCCACCACTGAAGTTCTACTACGATGTCCATTGTGAGTCACACAACACCCTCTTGATCATGTAAGTCTGTAACGTGATGGCACAACAATATGACTCAACTGGTCTATTTCTTTGTATAGCGAATATTTCCCTCTACACCATTGTGTGGGGGCCATGCTGGGATCCAGCTTGGACGCTGATTGGCCAGGCTGTTGATTTACTGACCAAACCTTCAGCTGACCCATCCCCTCTACTGACCTGGTGGGATAAAAGTAGACTTCTTCTTCATGGGCGGTGGGTAATGGACATCGAACAGGCCAACCTGCACCAGCTCGCTACTGAGGTACTAACACACATTCCCAGGCTCCTTGCTAAAAACCACTCACACATGTAAGCATCTAGTGTTGACTATAATGTTTAATTTGTGTAGGACCCTTACAACACTACAGAGAACCTGCACTGGGAGTGGAGCAAGCTGAACTTTGACTGGAATCCTGGGCAGTTTGTCTTCAAGGGTGACCTGGACGTCAACGTTAGAACAGCCTCCAAGTACATGACTAGAAGTTGTATTGCATTAAAATGcgactttgttttttaatttgtgatGATTTAACTGTGTCTGGTCTGTTTATATACAGGTATGATGATATCCGCTTCCTCCATCTCCCAAGCCTATGTATGACCCTTGACCTCCAGTGGCTATGCCATGGTAATCCACATGACCACCATGCCGTAATGCTCTGTGCTGCAGAGAACGTTGCGGATGTCACCTCAGTCCAGCCACATGACTCCTACAGGGCCTTCCGTTCTGAAAACCTCAACCTCTCCATCACCATGGACCTCGACCAGCACTGTGGCAAAAGTTAGAACTATATACTTTTTTCCAAATGCTGATAAAGACTGGAATACACAGCACAACCTTTAAAATcagaacagattttaaaacGCTAGGCATCATACACTTGCTAACTTTGTAAATGGTTGCAGAGAAAATGATCATGCATGCAAACAGACTTTCAAGTCGTTccaaacacaaactcacacagaaACGTGATTTGTTGCTAGGAGATGCATGACAAATGTAAACAATGTATTCTAAAATctgctcaaaatatcaaacatgtttgatatctgTCGACTCAAAGGAATCAAAGCCAAAATCTAAAAAATCTGAGTTTGTGCCCATCATGCATTACAcgattttctgtgaaatctgtcaacTCCGACTGCAATCTGCAGACTGGCTCTGACTTCAGGCAACTAGCGTTGACACATCCAGACTGAATATCAGGGCAATAGTCATGTAGTGTATTacagccttaaagggatagttcacccaaaaatgaaaattatcccatgatttactcaccctcaagccaggtGTTTATGACTATCGTCTttaagatgaacacaattggtgttatattaaaaatatataattatattatatatataattatattaaagcccaaaaaaacacatccacccatcataaaagtaatccacacagctccagagggttaataaaggccttctgatgtgaagcaaagcgatgggtatttgtaagaaaaaatatccatatttaaaactttataaactataataactggcttccgcCAACGGTTGTACACGAGTTTAGTTCCGGGCTTCCGGCAGAAGAGTGATCTCTAACCCGACGCATCACGTATTGATGAAcgtggaagcgcagaggatagagcaaaacaaaacactggacacaaattagaagtctaaaacgagaatttttaagaGAAAATATTGGAgtatttcgatataagagaagaggagcttgagtttgttgctcagccctatttgtttgaaccacatctattctcacctaagcttctgctactcctacatcctacatcatgcgtcaggtcagaggttactcttcagCCGGAACTCAACTTGCTCACCGGCTGTTAccagaagccagtgattatagtttatgaagtttattaatatggatatttttcttacaaaaacccattgcttcacttcagaaggcctttattaaccccctggagccgtagggattacttttatgatggatggacgcatccatccattttttggccttcaaaatctcgagccccattcactaccaatATAAAGtgtggaagagccaggatatttttatgaTTCATGTGTGTATTTTCTCCTAGAGCCCTGTCAGCCCAGAATCCTCCTCTACAGCAGCACCCTGCGCTGGATGCAGAACTTCTGGGCCACCTGGACCAGCGTGTCCCGACCCATCTGCAGAGGCAAGCTCTTCCACAGCCTCAGACCCAGCCGCAGGAAGCTCGGGCAGCACTACAAACAGATGTCCTACACGGCATCTTTCCCACAGCTACAGGTGAAACACTGGCTTCAGTCACACGATACTTTGTCTATCTGTATCTGCTTATTATTCAAAGGATTttctgcttttgtcattttggaacGATAGTTAAagattaaatttgattaaataatatatgGTTAAACCTGTATTAATGTTCCTGTGCAGGTCCATTACTGGGCATCATTTGCTCAGCAGAGAGGCATTCAGGTGGAGTGCAGTAAAGGTCATGTCTTCACCAGAGGAGCACAGAGGCTCATCCCACAGGGTGAGAGAGCAAACAGTCTTCAGTCACTCCCTCTGTTTAACATGCTGCTGAAATGTTCTGCTGAAATGATTGATGCATGTTTTACAGCTGGCACTGTGATGAGGCGACTGATCTCCGAGTGGAACGTTACTCAGATGGTGAGCGAGCTCTCTCTGGTCACCGTGCACCTCATGGCCTCCACATGGGACGAGACGGCCGACCACCAGATGAACGCCCAGGTGAAGAAGACACACCTGCTCAGCCTGTCCTCGCTCAGCTACCAGAGACAGAGCAACCGCATAGAGGAGGTGATTTGCTTCTCTTACATGAACATTTATCTACAGGAAATATTATTTCactatgtattatattatagtgttgtcaaaagtaccaacttcggtaccaagtcggtactgaaacttaaaaaaaaaaaagtgactatTTCTTcttagcattttgagcgctgttgagtggattcttaaacacgtctgattggctattgtgttcacaggctcaacagatatgtctgtgattggctacaaaacACTTGTTGTAATTGGACAAGAGTACACAGGGACATCTGTGTAATTGTACAtcttgtcaaaagtaccgacttggtaccgaagttggtacttttgacaacattattacattacattacattacatatcACTCAAAGGTTTTCCCAGATGATATTTGTTGCAAAGTGTGTCCCCAATGTGAGTAAGCCTTTATTCACTGATATCAATCTGTATCACTGCTTAAATTGCCTCAGGAGGTGAACTTAAAAGACGAGAGCAATGCTTCCTACACGCACAAGTTGTGTTTAGTGGACCTGCGGGCCTCTTGGACCACCACCAACAGGAACATTGCCTTTGGGTTATATGACGGCTATAAGAAAGCAGCTGTGCTGAAGAGGAACCTCTCTACAGAGGCTCTGAAGGGTCTGCGAATCGACACCCAGGTGCAGATGAAAAAGCTGAAGCGCTCCATGTCCAGCTACTCCTCAAACATGGCTCCTGCTACACCAGTCATCACCGCAACCACCCGCCCAGAGAAAAGTCAGAATGAAGGTAGTCTCTTCTTTTGACTGTTGGCCCAAAAATCTGGTGCATATTGTAGCTCATTTGTGACTCTTTATTATTCCAGACTAACAAATAAGTTCTGAAACTGGCAAGTCTTCGGTCTACCTAGGCTTTCTTTAACCCAGTTGATCTATTTTTGTGATCCTTTTTAGGAACCTCCATGCTGCAGAAGCTTATCGAGGAGACTGATAAGTTTGTGGTCTTCTCTGAAGAGGATGCAGGAGTGAGCGACCAGCTCTGCGGTATTGCCGCGTGCCAAACTGATGATGTTTACAACCGCAACTGGTTCATAGAGCTCGTCAACTGTCAGGTACATATTCTAAGAGCAGTAACCCATAGTTCAAGATACTTTTTAGTTTTAGCAGATCTTAATGTCTTCCCATGTGCACGGTGTTTAGATGATGCTGAGAGGCACAGAGACTGCCGGCTGTGTGCTGGTATCTGCTGCCAAGGCACAACTACTGCAGTGTGAACACCATCCCGCTTGGTACAGCGACACACTCAAGCAGAAGACCACTTGGACGTGCCTGCTGGATGGTATGCAGTATTTCGCCACCATGGAGCAAAACCCCTCTGAACAAGAAGACTGGCAGCTGTGGCTGGAGGTAAGTTCAGAAATCCAGATATCACTCTAATACAGTTTATGACTGACAAAGCATTGCATTACAGAAGTCAAATCCCATTTTGTGGACCTACAGGTGAAGAACATTGAGGAGCACAGACAGAGGAACCTGGACTCAGTGCTGGAGCTGATGGAGAGTGGCCAGGCTGTTGGAGGCATGGTCAGCACCACCACAGGTGCGCCATTTTAAAGTTCTCATATTATGCTTATATTAagttcataattttattttggggGTCTGCACACATCAAAACACACTATTCTTTCTCGTACTGTAAATTGCCGCACTACCTCTTTTCACTCTCTGCCTGAAGTGCTCTGTTTTAGTTCTGTTCTCTATAAAGCCCGCCTTTCCGAAAAATCcagtctgctctgattggtcagctggccCAGTCTGTCAGCAgcagttttcggatgcagcctttCTTTTGGAGAGATTAATGCCCTTTGGcatgctttgtaactttgcagattgtttacatgcacaaacatCTATATTACACTCTCAAGCAGGGATCTTCAACCCTTCTCCTCGAGGGCTACCATCTGCCAGAGTTTAGCTCcgaccctaattaaacacacctgaaccagctaatcatgGTGTTCAAGGTATAACCGTaagtgtgttggagcagggttggaactgaagtctgcaggaAGGTAGCCCTTCAGAAGCAAGGTTGGCTATCCCTGCTCTAAAAGAAAGGTAAActcaaaaaaagcataatagttGCCCTTTAATTCTCGAGTTCATAACTGCATTTAACTCCTGGCGTGGACCACCTTACAGTGCCCTAACAACTGCCCAGAATACCATAGCAACTGGCATAGCAGCTTAACATagcagctttttaaaaaaaaaaaacactcagaagACCCAAAAACCCTTTGAAGCAAGTCACTCAGTAGCCATCTTGGTGTAACGCACCCTGGACTTCCATTCCTACAGCTGCCATATTAGCCCTATcacaaatggcacacttcatgtgcacttctGGCTTTGCGGACTTACAAAGGCCGCCACATACCCGTGTCTATTAAGTCCATAAGATcactagtgatgggagaaacgaaTTATAGTAATGTCTAAttaaatgtctacaaatgtataaaactgatcagagatcaggtaaaaa is a window from the Ctenopharyngodon idella isolate HZGC_01 chromosome 15, HZGC01, whole genome shotgun sequence genome containing:
- the LOC127495247 gene encoding LOW QUALITY PROTEIN: protein KIAA0100-like (The sequence of the model RefSeq protein was modified relative to this genomic sequence to represent the inferred CDS: deleted 1 base in 1 codon), producing the protein MSALLIAISVFLILAVVFISLFRWFACSLAVRFFHNVLNAELKIKSVGLFSVRGISVQFQPQHTLEIDRIWISCKLVNPDLPRFLALCVGEARVRFDLQEPFRPRAPKSNEENTKKPALSPSTLHFFSQLLSFHIDSINVMVLNLALPESLWHMTSSAIALLLDHQSKRLAWDFSVGQLSSKVLKSSRLDTCLAEVSLSLALNGDVSLPDLRPGRLGLCVRTLLAELHEGLFLSQLPKLPGSAPAHGTIQTADDKEDSYIQTEAIEGLHKLVPQKVNVDFENTNITLSMHSQKRHLNWTLKSLKVGYDRDDEQLPLKSFTPELSFPQSRLELLLEDGLLLSQSRQRIICLNTLRTILQVTSVDISSTVTINTCIIHYRHQEFSHWLDMLSWDQLSHKKTTRKKRRFPQLDAPVLISSSVSNVNVSVQLGDTPPFALGFISANAELQHLLDSDEDGMKSVTVTEKASLSLDHFWWRVGQGSHIQQAPHPPGKHVWGEALILDCLTLQGSYSKPRTVNSSPPGSVCMESSLKGLQLEVSETCTLCLSRLFSVLKLDKAENVSLHSPLEKPPTCPPPLFKFKLSLEDVNTFTLSNVAGAVAVRVDTVVSEGSGENSSVSVQGVSLALVKALTESMEPCSPAAQTPNPILTLTTFTVSYHISTRSLKVQSENALTVQWTPSDHMFLYQHITESQSYWKVLSASLRLRQKDENESAASSSGILVCIELASTRLTAHVAEKNFIILSAEALSLSKRSGAMLMKTPHLVFNFDGNDIFSFSGAEVQMLDDLEEMQQHRSQFPFLQTSRNRTWLFTAPSLTIEFPYQYNFSDTFDKAISVQKWLKTLHRGAALPAEPCCLPPDLLIRINQFSFVFLDDVFEIKLRDNYELMKDESKESAKRLQLLDKKVADLRKQHGELLPARKIEELYTSLERKHIEIYIQRSKRLYSNTPMRKSMLTWTVSEFELVALADQSLHGPEQIREQLRDIDGISPFPRDGLQLVVQWCRAFKFKLNAFLVRIRDYPRYLFEIREWSLSGRLMGTEQDGQLRAKRKQIVQLGQPWGDVTVYRNIPPLKFYYDVHSNISLYTIVWGPCWDPAWTLIGQAVDLLTKPSADPSPLLTWWDKSRLLLHGRWVMDIEQANLHQLATEDPYNTTENLHWEWSKLNFDWNPGQFVFKGDLDVNVRTASKYDDIRFLHLPSLCMTLDLQWLCHGNPHDHHAVMLCAAENVADVTSVQPHDSYRAFRSENLNLSITMDLDQHCGKKPCQPRILLYSSTLRWMQNFWATWTSVSRPICRGKLFHSLRPSRRKLGQHYKQMSYTASFPQLQVHYWASFAQQRGIQVECSKGHVFTRGAQRLIPQAGTVMRRLISEWNVTQMVSELSLVTVHLMASTWDETADHQMNAQVKKTHLLSLSSLSYQRQSNRIEEEVNLKDESNASYTHKLCLVDLRASWTTTNRNIAFGLYDGYKKAAVLKRNLSTEALKGLRIDTQVQMKKLKRSMSSYSSNMAPATPVITATTRPEKSQNEGTSMLQKLIEETDKFVVFSEEDAGVSDQLCGIAACQTDDVYNRNWFIELVNCQMMLRGTETAGCVLVSAAKAQLLQCEHHPAWYSDTLKQKTTWTCLLDGMQYFATMEQNPSEQEDWQLWLEVKNIEEHRQRNLDSVLELMESGQAVGGMVSTTTDWNQPSQVQETQQVQRIISRCSCRMYYIGYSHDIDPELATTIKPPEIRDHHEKEDLLKKQAGAVDTFTLIHNDLEISTNPVQYSMILDIVNNLLLHVEPRRKEHSERKQRVRFQLEISSNPEEQRSSILHLQEAVRQHLAQIRCLEKQIYSNMRSQSEEFRGDELSDINLRLQDQLNQEKTDMQMKSEELNILIRCFKDFQLQRANKLELRKPPEDVSVVRRTEIYFAQARWCLTEEDGQLGIAELELQRFMYSKLNKSDDTAEHLLELGWFTMNNLLPNAVYKVVLRPQSPCQSGRQLALRIFSKVRPPVGGISVKEHFEVNVVPLTIQLMYQFFKRMMGFFFPGRNVEEEEVGDEEDKFRLVTTGVVKPRQLSEDSIGGLGTGKGVTQGLNRTAGVRRSFRKPPEHPVDDIDKMKERAAMNNSFIYIKIPQVPLCVSYKGEKSSVDWKDLNLVLPCLEYHNNTWTWLDFAMAVKRDSRKALVAQMIKEKLRLKPASGSESRGKATDGKADSSLQQQVEDEKARLLIGFSTADKSSSKKSIFSRRK